Sequence from the Pontibacter pudoricolor genome:
GTTTTCAGCTCCCGATGCCAAAAACAGCTGTGGGCAAAAAAGGATTCAATTATGAATCCGTATACAAACAGGAAAAGACCTGACTAAAACGCCAGGTCTACCTGTTCTCGATATGTTGATAAAGTGAGATTACTTGATCTCTACTTCAGCACCAGCTTCTTCTAATGATTTCTTCAGAGATTCAGCTTCATCTTTAGCTACACCTTCTTTCAGAGCCTTAGGAGCGCTGTCTACAACTTCTTTAGCTTCTTTCAGGCCAAGACCTGTAAGTTCTTTAACAAGTTTAACAACTGCTAGTTTAGATGCACCTGCTGACTTAAGGATTACGTCAAAAGAAGTTTTTTCTTCTGCAGCAGCTCCACCTTCAGCAGCACCACCAGCCATCATAACTGGAGCAGCAGCAGCTGGCTCGATGCCGTATTCGTCCTTCAGGATTGTAGCTAGTTCGTTAACTTCTTTCACAGTTAAGTTTACTAACTGCTCAGCGAATGCTTTTAAATCTGCCATTTTTATTGAAATTAAAAGTTACTTATTGATTACGTTTTTAAAAATTATTCTTTTTCAGATAGAGTTTTAAGAATTCCAGCAAGTTTGTTACCACCGCCCTGTAGGCCAGAAATAACATTCTTAGCAGGAGACTGAAGCAATGCAATTACATCTGCGATCAGCTCAAACTTAGACTTGATTGTTGATAATGTATCCAGCTGGTTTTCGCCAACATAAATACCGCTATCAATAAAGGCACCCTTTAAAAGTGGAAGCGTGTGACCTTTTTTCCTAAAGTCTTTGATTAGCTTAGCAGGAGCGTTGCCTGATTCAGTTGAAAACAGGATGCCTGAAGAACCTTTTAATACTTCTGCCAGTGCAGTAGTATCAGCTTCTAAAGTATCTAATGCTTTCTTAATTAATGTATTCTTGTAAACTTTGTATTCAAGCCCTCTATCGAAAGCCATTCTCCTGAATTGGTTGATACTTGCAACTGTCATAGTAGAAGCATCAGTGATGTAGAAATAGTTAGTGTTAGCTAACTTTTCGCTCAGGTCTTGTACAATTATCTCTTTTTCTTCCCTGGTCATTTTCTTAGATAGTTGCGTTCTTATCAACAATTACGGCCGGGCTCAT
This genomic interval carries:
- the rplL gene encoding 50S ribosomal protein L7/L12 → MADLKAFAEQLVNLTVKEVNELATILKDEYGIEPAAAAPVMMAGGAAEGGAAAEEKTSFDVILKSAGASKLAVVKLVKELTGLGLKEAKEVVDSAPKALKEGVAKDEAESLKKSLEEAGAEVEIK
- the rplJ gene encoding 50S ribosomal protein L10 yields the protein MTREEKEIIVQDLSEKLANTNYFYITDASTMTVASINQFRRMAFDRGLEYKVYKNTLIKKALDTLEADTTALAEVLKGSSGILFSTESGNAPAKLIKDFRKKGHTLPLLKGAFIDSGIYVGENQLDTLSTIKSKFELIADVIALLQSPAKNVISGLQGGGNKLAGILKTLSEKE